The sequence agacacacacatacatgtgtgCATAGGGACTTCGGGGCTGCTTGCGgtgaaggggagagaaaaaatgggACCCAGGATTGTCCGTAGGGCACTTGCGGCGGTGGCTTTGTGCTGGGAAATCCTGCGATGCggagaggttggactagattgcagtggggggtcccttctaattctatgaCCTCAGGAGgcaatggactctccttcattggaggtctgtaaagcagaggctggatggtcacctgccagggattcttataataataataataaaattgtatttatatcccgccctccccagccgaagccgggctcagagcggctaacaacagtaaaatgatacaacattctaaaatcatttcattacaaAATCAGTTCAAATTCTTTAGCTGCACTTCCTGCTTTTtggtggggttggactagataaccctggggtgtcccttccaacgctacagctCTTGGATTCTGAGACCAAACGTCAGACGCAGAAACCTGGGttccccttcccaaagcctgTTCGAAGAGGAAGCCTACTGACCCTCCCTTGCGAGGCAAGGGCAGGGTGACCTTGGCCTCCCTcctacctccttccctcccctcccaccggCCGATCGTGGGAGTCCAAAGGCAGGCCTGCAGTGCTTTCCCACCCACGCCACCCTCGCTGGGGCAAGGAGGTAGCcagctgcgccccccccccccgggtgtacAAGTGGGGTGTGGGGTGGAGCAGGCAGAGAGGGCACTGCCTGCCCCCCAAACTCTGCCGCTCCCTTTGCTTTGGAGATTTGCCCAAATCtaattaacaccccccccaaaaaaaaatgttctagCTCGGTTAAGCTTTAAAACAGGAATAAACATGTACAGAGTCTGAAATAAAGCACAGGCGAATGGGGAGGAAGTTGGGTGTTCCACTGTGGCTGCCCCGGGTCTTGGGGATGAGGCAGACCGGAAGCTGTTAGAAAGAGCTGTCTGAGGGTCAAAGCCGTTGACAGCAGAACGGACCCCTCAGGGGGTGGCAGAcgcaccttccttggaggttttttagcagaggttggatgcttaTCTGTTAGGGCTCCTTTcactgcgattcctgcattgccaggggctgggctggatgtccccttagggtcccttccagctctgctatTCTGTGGTTCTCTTGCAAATGGTGCTTCTTTCCTCTGCAGGGTGGGTGCCCGCTCTTGAGCTGTGGGGTCTGCCCTCTTTTTATGGACCCTCTGGCTCAAGGGTGGGCTGGATGCGGCAatatcgccttctcaatccggcccacagacggtccaggaatcagtgtgtttttacatgagcagaatgtgtccttttatttaaaacgcatctctgggttatttgtgggtcctgcctggtgtttttacatgagcagaatgtgtccttttatttaaaatgcatctctgggttatttgtggggcataggaattcgttcatattttttttttcaaaatatagtccggcccccccacatggtctgagggacgccacggctgaaaaaggttgctggcccctgCTGAGTCTAACCTGAGGAAGGCCTCCTTCCCCGAAAAACCTTCCAGGCTAACTGTGTTGGGACTGCAGCCCAAGATCTCTGTTGAAGCCCAAAGCTTTGGGTGGGGTTTCATTCTCCCCTAAATCACCCGGCAGCCATTGCTCTCTGCCAAAGCCTGGCGGAGGCAGTGCCTACCGGATGCGTTGCCAACCTGCCACCCTCCAGCTGGATGGCGGCTGAGGGAAGCTGCAGCCCTAGATATCCCGAGGGCGTTGAGTTTGGCGAACCCCTGGCAAAAATGGAGAGGGGGTGCCCAGCAGCCCAAGGGTTAACCCCAGACCTGGGCAccgtttggggtggggtgggggtcagcGGGGCATGAACCTGTGTGAGCACAAGAACCCGTCTTGCAGGTTTCGGAAGTGACAGGGAGAAGGATCCTCCTTGGCCCAGGGGCACATTCGCACCAGCTGGGCAGGAAGGAACAGGGGCCTGCTCCGAATTGCACCCGCTCCTTCCTGCACGCCTCACATGCGCCTCagccctgccctcctcctcctcctcctcagctccatggaccctcctccttctcccaacACCTCAAAAGGATTTATTCCAGGGGTCAGggctgtctcctcctctcctgctgagCTGTAGCAACTGTGCCAACTCCCCCCAAGTTTCAGGGCTGTCCTGCAAAAGGGGGCATCCCGCTCTGAATGCCACGCTGCCCCTAACTCCACCCTCTGGCTGCCCTCCAGCACCCCCTCTCCGCGGAGTCCTCCCGCGCCCCTCCAAGGTAGCCCTTGCATAAACAGGGCTAAGAATAGCAGAGCCAAATCCCGGGAGGAATGTGGTGGGTGCTGGCTGAAAccagcctccttctcctccttctcgcTGTGGCTTTGGCCCGGCCTCTCCCACCGCTGGGAGGGAGAGAAGTGCGGGCACCATCCAGGGCGATCTGCGCTTGCTTCCAGCCTCTCGGTTTGCAAGGTGTTAAAATGCAAACACCTCTCCCCTCCGCTGGAGATGCTGTAGGTAtgcggtggtggtggggaagccacAGGCCGTCAGTGTGAAAATAAGCATGCGCCTGTATTCAGGGTTTGGCCCGTGTGGGACCTGAACAGCCAGCCTGCTTGCAGGAGCAGGGAGGAGGCTGCAGATGGGTCTGTGCGGTTGAAAGTGGCAGGGGCCCAGATCCAAATCCCCACACAGACACAGCCTCCTGGTCTGTCCTGTCTGTCTGGTTCATATCTTTAAAGCACCAcgatgtggcttttaaacaggcagttcccagagttccctgggaagggagACTGACTTTTAAACCACCCTGGGGAaggtctcagcacccttaacaaatcccAGAAtccgggtttttttttggggggggggagccatgcctGTTTTAAGGGGCATCATAGCACTTTAGTTTGGTGCAAATGTGGCCCAACTCGCCTTGGAGGATTGCTGTGGAGATAAAACGGAGGGCAGCATGGGAAGAATCTGCCCTGATGTCCTTTGGGGGAAAGAGGGTTTTTAAAtctatcccccaaaaagtttttgattaagttccactgaaatgaggctgcattttaatgttttaattgttgtattttaattttgttttttaagctgtattgtttttatatttggtgttagccgccctgagcccggtcctaactgggaagggtggggtataaataaaatttattgttattattaaatgtaccttgaaaacacacacactagctagctagccagccagccagggtgGTTATGCTCAGCTTCCACAGTTGGGtaaagccatgcttctgaattgGGAGCCACAAGAAGGTGGCTCTCGTGCTCAAATCCCACTTGTGGGTTTTCtctaggggcatctggttggctgctgtgggaacaggacgctggacgAGGTGGCCTATTGGCCTGACCCTGCAGCGCTTTTCTTATGTGCCTGTGTGGGAGCTGGAGTGTGCCAGGGGACAGCGGGCTTGGGAGTCCTGCTCAGGAGGAGACTTCGGCCTGACTTGCCCCCCTGCCCCTGGTTATAAGGGCTCGTTGCTTTGCTTTTGCCCCCACCCACACGGGACAACCCTTGGCACCCCATGTGGGATCAATGCATCAGTGCACGGCTGCTATTTCTTCCGGGCCAATGCTCTCATCCCCATTTGGAGACATCTCCTCCcttctgggagggagggaggaggaaatgcaCGGCATTTTCTGCCCTCCCAGGCCTGCTTCTGGTCCCTGGGCTAACTGCTGCGGCTGCAAACCCAcctgctacatttttaaaaataaataaaaatgccatgCATGCTTGGATGTGCGCAGAAGGAAGGACGGCCGTGACACGTGGTTCTGGGGTGCCGGCATGAGCCAGAGAGCATGGGGCCCCAGCCATGGCAATGGGAGGCTTTGCATGGTCTTTGGCCGGCCTCCCGAATGATGTGGTTGGGGGGCAACGAGGGCAGAgaaggtgtgtccccccccaccCCGGCTTGGAGAGGAGATGGCGTTTGGCAGCGGAGCGGAACTGGGCAGAGCTGGCAGAGGGTCATGGAGGGTCACACTTGAAATAGATCCGTCCGTGCCCACTGCAGGGGCTGGCAAACTCCCAGGGCCGAGACGGAAATAGCCCAGCGGCAGGGAAGTGTGGAGAATCTCACCTGCCTGGGAGAGCAGAAGGCCTGGAACCCACCCACTAAAAGAAAAAAGTCGCAAGCTTCCCTTTTTTGTAAAACGAAGGGACCCCGGCGGTTGCCCAGGCCtgcccccttcaatgcaggaatcgcagccagAAAATGACTGGCAGGTGGGCACCTGACCTCAGTTTTCAAGGTTTCACCTCCCCACGTTTCAAAGCACGTTCCTAGTCCTCAGCGCCCGTGGAAACACCCCTTTGAGCCGCCCCTGAATTTCCGCTGCAGGGCGCACCACAGCTTCCCCTCCCTCCGAGACGCCTGTCCCGAAGCCTCCGCAGGCGGCCTGTCGCGGAGCAAATGAATATTGCAACGACGCAACCAGATACAGATGTGGCTGCTTCGTACAAATTGTTCCGCTCTCAGCGGGAGGCtgctggagggaggagggagagcgtGGAGTCCTAACcacccccatttccttcctcttgcCCAAGTCTGAACactttctccccccgccccccccgccaAGACAGCTATGACCAAGGAACCCAGGCAAGCTTTGCCAAGGCTCGGCCCGGTCACATAGGCTgtggtgcctctgagcatatgcggagtgcagctccctccctcccccaccctggaGGGGAAAAGGCCTTTGGCCCCTCAGTCTCTATCCTCTCAGAAATTAAGAAATTAGGCCATTATCCATTTATTTGCACAATGCCCCCATACCTCCCAGACTGGGCCAATCAGCCTTTAAAGTTGTTCCACTTTTCAAATAAAGAAACACAGTGTTTTGAtggtgtaacccaccctgggaccttagggtgaaggcaataaattaatattaataataattcgcCTTGGATGTGATTCCTGCAGCActtggggggtggactagatgactctagggcccaactctgcagttctgtgatttttagaattcccccctccacacacacacacacagacaaaaccCGGGCGTCCCACCCCATGCCTCACCTGTCGTCGTCGCTGTCCTGGGCGCCCGCCATGCCAAACATGGACCGCGCCAGGCTGAAGCGGCCAGCGCCAAAGGGGTCAGAGGTCCTGCGGCAGGGGCTGGCATCTCGGAAGAGCGGGGGAGCCGGGGAGGATGGGCGAGAGCGGGACTCTCTGGGCAAGACCTGTGAGGCAGGgagagtggggagggagagagagagagagaatgtgagcTTGACCCACAGCTGCTGCCCCCAACCCACCCCACCTCTAGCAGGCACCAGAGCTGGAAGGCCTTCCGCTGGCCTGCAGACTTGGGGAAAgccaacccaccccacccctccccacgGCTGCGGAGGGTCACTGGGGGTTTATTCCAAGGAGCGTCAGGGCGGATGAGGCAGAAAACAAGAGGCCCTGTGTGCCCTGGCTGGAAGGAACAGAGAGGGATTTctaggaagagaggaaggaggcTGGTAGAGGGGCAGGGGGTGGAGTGAAGAGGATGGTGTGGGGAGAAGAGGCCCTCCTGCCCCTCGTCCTGCGCCTTCCTGGGGACCTTGCTCCAGaaggacccaggcgtccggctCCTATCTTCCCGCTCAGCCCTCAACAAAATAAATCCATGGCTCAACAAAATAAGTccccaaaaaaattggctttgtaatttggaatttatgtgatgtgatttaatttcatgtgattggccagttaataaaaattattaaaaagaaagaaagaaagaaagaaagaaagaaagaaaggaaggaaggaaggaagaaaggaaggaaggtgggacTGGCTTGCGGCCCCCCAAGTCCCGCTTGGCTGGATAGGATCCGGCTGCCAAAGTCTGGTCACCCACTCCCACCCATCACACCCCCAGAACAGACCAATGGGGCCACCCAGGGCCCACCAAGAGATTCTCCCATCATGCACCTCGGTCACAAAAGGGCAGCTATGTCCAGAGGCTGGAGAAGCAGGACAGAGAGGACCTGTGGCCGAAGTGCTGTGGGGAGGAGGTTCTACGACCTGGGATGAAATGCTTGCTGAGCCACAGAAGCGCTGTGGGGTGCCAGTCTTGCCCAGGCCCCCGTTCCTCCACCCCTGATTTGTGGAACTGAAAGGTTTTTAGCGCTGCCAGCCAGGAAGGTGAAAGGAGGAGAGAACTGGTACATGCAATGTATAATTTCAAGCAGCGAGGAGTTCCGCAGGGCAAagaaagcacacatacacacagagcgaGCACCCTGTAAGGTCCAGGTGAGCTTGGGGGCTTTCCCAGGCCTAAATCCATCCTCTTTAGGCTCAGCTGAAATTCACTGTGTCCCCAATCGGCCCCAGTGTATGGAGACACACACAAACTCAGGAGCCTCGTCCTCCCCGCACCCGCAAAGCCCACCACAGCTGGCCAACGCCTCTCACCTTGCGCCGCTCCTCTGCCCCCCTTGGGAGGAGCTGGGCGACGCTCTTGGGCAGCAGGTGCTCCTCGACCATCAAGGAGGGGATGGTGCCGGGCAAGGGGCCCGGTTCGCCAGCTTCCCTGCCGCCTTCGCCGGGAGCTGGCGGGCGGGTCTCCAGAGCCACCAGGGGGCTGCGGGGTGCCACGGGGCTGGGGGGAGTCCTGATGGGGCGGACGAGCACGGGCAAGCCTCCTCCCAGCGAGCGGGCCTGGTGGCCAGAGTGCCCGGGCGAGGGGAGCACCAGCTGCGACTGCAGGTAGCCCCCTCGGCGCTGGGGCTGGGGGCTGAAGGGGCTGGGGGGCCTGGCCAGGAGCCCGGCCACCTCCAGCCGGGAGTCCAGGGACTGGGGGTGCCTCCCCGACTCCGCCAGGCGCCCCGTCAGGTGGTAGTCCGCCTCCTGCTCGTAGAAGTCCCGGCAAGTCCAGCGGCCCCTCTTGTAGGGCTCTCCCGAACCCTGGTCCAGCTTCACCACCCGGAAGCGGGAGGCGGCCCCAGCCGGGCCCTGGAAGGCGGGGGCCACCCCCGGGGAGCCCAAGGCCGAGGGCCCGTTCTTGGGCACAGAGGCTCCGCCGTCGTCCTCAAGGGGGTCGGCTTCCTCACCGCCCCGGGACACTTTGGGGCTGGAGGGGCCCTTGGCCTCCCCTCCTGGGGACGAGCCCCCCTCCTTCTGCTGCTCGTAATCCGAGGTGACGCTGGTGATCTGGAAGCCGCTCTTCTTCTTCCCGCCGCTCATGGTCCCGAGGAAAGCGGGCGCGGAGGGCAGAGGAGCAGCGCAGCCTCTCCAGGTC comes from Podarcis raffonei isolate rPodRaf1 chromosome 13, rPodRaf1.pri, whole genome shotgun sequence and encodes:
- the TSC22D4 gene encoding TSC22 domain family protein 4; amino-acid sequence: MSGGKKKSGFQITSVTSDYEQQKEGGSSPGGEAKGPSSPKVSRGGEEADPLEDDGGASVPKNGPSALGSPGVAPAFQGPAGAASRFRVVKLDQGSGEPYKRGRWTCRDFYEQEADYHLTGRLAESGRHPQSLDSRLEVAGLLARPPSPFSPQPQRRGGYLQSQLVLPSPGHSGHQARSLGGGLPVLVRPIRTPPSPVAPRSPLVALETRPPAPGEGGREAGEPGPLPGTIPSLMVEEHLLPKSVAQLLPRGAEERRKVLPRESRSRPSSPAPPLFRDASPCRRTSDPFGAGRFSLARSMFGMAGAQDSDDDSGTNSSMIAIDNKIEQAMDLVKSHLMFAVREEVEILREQIKELSDRNALLEQENALLRSLASAEQLSRFQAQLHANAKPPSSGAA